A DNA window from Microcystis aeruginosa NIES-843 contains the following coding sequences:
- the purB gene encoding adenylosuccinate lyase translates to MIERYTLPAMGNLWTDRYKYQTWLEVEIAVCEAQAELGYIPGDAVEEIKAKANFNPDRILEIEAEVRHDVIAFLTNVNEYVGEPGRYIHLGLTSSDVLDTALSLQLVASLNLILEQLEDFIQALRYRAQEHRYTVMVGRSHGIHAEPITFGFKLAGWLAEVLRGRDRLIRLRQDIAIGKISGAVGTYANIDPKIEALTCQKLGLEPDTASTQVISRDRHADYVQQLALLAASIERFAVEIRNLQRTDVLEVEEYFSKGQKGSSAMPHKRNPIRSERLTGMARIIRSHSVSALENIALWHERDISHSSVERVMLPDVCILTHFMLKEITDLVKNLLVYPENMKRNMNVYGGVIFSQRVLLTLVSKGISRESAYKIVQENAHRAWNTDNGNFKAFISQDERVTGILSPDEIESCFDPQQHLNHLNSIYQRLDI, encoded by the coding sequence GTGATCGAGCGTTATACTCTCCCTGCAATGGGGAATTTGTGGACGGATAGATATAAATATCAAACATGGCTAGAGGTAGAGATAGCCGTCTGTGAAGCGCAGGCAGAATTAGGCTATATTCCCGGGGATGCAGTGGAAGAAATTAAGGCAAAGGCTAATTTTAATCCTGATCGCATTTTAGAAATAGAAGCAGAAGTGCGCCACGATGTCATCGCCTTTTTAACAAATGTTAACGAGTATGTGGGCGAGCCGGGGCGTTATATTCATTTGGGTTTAACCAGTTCCGATGTACTAGATACTGCCCTGTCCTTACAATTAGTCGCCAGTTTAAACCTGATTCTAGAACAATTAGAAGATTTTATTCAAGCCCTGCGCTATCGCGCCCAAGAACACCGTTATACAGTCATGGTAGGACGTTCCCACGGCATTCACGCCGAACCGATCACCTTTGGCTTTAAACTAGCGGGATGGTTAGCGGAAGTGCTGCGGGGACGCGATCGTTTAATTCGCTTGCGCCAAGACATCGCCATCGGTAAGATATCCGGTGCAGTGGGAACCTATGCCAATATTGACCCGAAAATTGAGGCGTTAACCTGTCAGAAGTTAGGATTAGAACCGGATACCGCTTCCACTCAAGTGATATCGCGCGATCGACACGCCGATTATGTGCAACAATTAGCCTTATTAGCGGCTTCGATCGAACGTTTTGCCGTGGAGATTCGCAACCTGCAAAGAACCGATGTCCTAGAAGTGGAAGAATACTTTTCCAAAGGACAAAAAGGCTCCTCCGCTATGCCCCATAAACGTAATCCCATCCGTTCAGAACGCTTAACGGGAATGGCAAGAATTATCCGTAGTCATAGCGTTTCCGCCTTAGAAAATATCGCCCTCTGGCACGAAAGAGATATTTCCCATAGTTCCGTAGAACGGGTGATGCTGCCGGATGTTTGCATTTTGACCCACTTTATGCTGAAGGAAATCACCGATTTAGTCAAAAATCTGCTGGTGTATCCCGAAAACATGAAGCGAAATATGAATGTTTACGGTGGCGTGATTTTCAGTCAAAGAGTTCTTTTAACTTTGGTGAGTAAGGGAATTAGCCGGGAATCTGCCTATAAAATCGTCCAAGAAAACGCCCATCGCGCTTGGAACACCGATAACGGCAATTTTAAAGCTTTTATCAGCCAAGATGAGCGAGTTACCGGCATTTTATCCCCCGACGAGATCGAAAGTTGCTTTGATCCCCAGCAGCACTTGAATCATCTTAATAGCATCTACCAAAGGTTAGATATTTAA
- a CDS encoding response regulator transcription factor: MKILSVEDDQAIGRLLSDTPSADNYTVDVAADGKTDWETIKR; this comes from the coding sequence ATGAAAATTTTATCGGTAGAAGACGATCAAGCGATTGGGCGATTACTTTCAGACACCCCCAGCGCCGATAACTATACCGTGGACGTGGCTGCGGACGGAAAAACTGACTGGGAAACGATCAAACGATAG
- a CDS encoding IS630-like element ISMae27 family transposase — MSGVPNINVAESVEDLKSLLKQQVTSLNFAKVQSLYLLKIKEVETVRHLAVLIGRSERTIHRWLSCYREGGIENLLSEPEKLGRPKKISVEEAALIQNELKDPEGFQSYKEIHFWVSIILEIPTSYITVYRLVRNELQAKLKVARPQNLKQLPGEVKIFQNNLSEQLQALLEKESEKVSQYLKVRFWCQDESRFGCHTIVRDKITIKGIKPLGNFQYNFQYLWLYGLIEPRTGSSFFYEFSHLDGECFNQYLTLFSQAFSEELHIIQLDNAPAHTATDLEIPDNIILFYQPPYCPEVNPIERVWLYLKNLLAWGNFNSLDNLRSKLYHLLNSLSNDTIGYLTGWSWILEALCLSGI; from the coding sequence ATGAGTGGAGTCCCTAATATTAATGTTGCTGAGTCAGTAGAAGACTTAAAATCCTTGTTGAAGCAACAAGTAACCTCTTTAAACTTTGCTAAAGTACAATCCCTGTATCTACTAAAAATTAAGGAGGTAGAAACGGTTCGTCATCTCGCCGTGTTAATAGGACGCTCAGAAAGAACTATTCATCGCTGGTTAAGTTGTTATCGAGAAGGAGGGATAGAAAATCTCTTGTCAGAACCAGAAAAACTGGGAAGACCCAAAAAGATTTCAGTGGAAGAAGCCGCTCTAATTCAGAATGAATTAAAAGACCCAGAAGGATTTCAAAGTTATAAAGAAATTCATTTTTGGGTATCAATTATTTTAGAAATACCCACCAGTTATATAACTGTTTACCGTCTCGTAAGAAATGAATTACAAGCTAAATTAAAAGTGGCTCGACCTCAAAATTTAAAACAATTACCAGGAGAAGTAAAAATATTCCAAAATAATCTATCTGAACAGCTACAAGCTTTACTAGAAAAGGAATCTGAAAAAGTTAGTCAATATTTAAAAGTCCGCTTCTGGTGTCAAGATGAAAGTCGCTTCGGCTGTCATACCATTGTCAGAGATAAAATAACAATTAAAGGCATAAAGCCCCTTGGTAATTTTCAGTATAATTTTCAATATCTCTGGCTCTATGGTTTAATAGAACCTCGAACAGGTAGCAGTTTTTTCTATGAATTTTCTCATTTAGATGGGGAATGTTTTAATCAATATTTAACGCTTTTTTCTCAAGCTTTTTCTGAGGAATTACATATTATTCAATTAGATAATGCTCCCGCACATACGGCGACCGACCTAGAAATACCTGATAATATTATCCTATTTTATCAACCTCCCTATTGTCCAGAAGTAAATCCAATTGAGAGAGTTTGGCTATATTTGAAAAACCTATTGGCCTGGGGCAATTTTAACTCCCTTGATAACTTAAGAAGTAAACTTTACCATCTTTTAAATTCTCTATCCAATGACACGATCGGGTATTTGACGGGATGGTCTTGGATTTTAGAAGCTCTATGTCTGTCAGGAATTTAG
- a CDS encoding helix-turn-helix domain-containing protein, with the protein MSKSDGYRSFGKRIKELRESKAKLVRKVAADLDMDQSVLSKLENGLLFLNTTLLEKIAQYYQVSLDELKTILYADKIMS; encoded by the coding sequence ATGTCAAAAAGCGATGGCTATCGTTCCTTTGGCAAACGAATCAAAGAACTTCGGGAGTCTAAAGCTAAATTAGTTAGGAAGGTTGCGGCCGATTTAGATATGGATCAGTCTGTCTTAAGTAAATTAGAGAATGGACTTTTGTTTCTAAATACCACTTTACTTGAAAAAATTGCCCAATATTATCAAGTCTCACTCGATGAACTTAAAACCATTTTATATGCTGACAAAATTATGAGTTAA